GGCTTCCTTCTGGCTGCGGAACAGGCCGTACAGGCTGTCCAGTCGCGAGAAATCCACCTCGCGCGCCTGCACGATGCGCGGCAGCAGGAAACCGCTGCCGCCCTGTTGCAGCTGGATGGAGCACAGCTCCTGCTCCAGCCGGCCCCGCGGGTTGTGGATGGGCTTGAGTTCCTTGATCAGCTGCAGCTCCAGCAGCTGGGCGCCAAAGTCGCCCAGCGTTTCATGCCATTCCACCCGGCGAACCTGCGGCCCCAGCTGCAGCTCCTTGTGCTGGCGATGCTCGCCGGCAAAGTGCGCCAGCACGCGGTTGCGCAGATTGCTGCTTTTGCCCACGTACAGCGGCAGCTCGTTTTCGCCGTAGAACACATACACCCCCGGCACGTCCGGCAGATTGTCCATCACCTCCGGGTCCAGCCCCGGCGGTACCGCCGGCTGCGCCATCAGCTCGGCAGCCACGGTTTCCACCGTATCGCGGCCCAGCGTGGCCAGCGACTGCTGCAGAAACTGGTACAGCGCCTCGGCATCGGCCATGGCGCGGTGGCGGTCGGCCAGCTGAATGGCGTGGCGCTGGATGATGCTGTCCAGGTTGTGCTTGTAGTGCTGCGGGTAGAGCTTGCGCGACAGCTTGACGGTGCACAGCACCTCGCTGCGGAACTTGATGCCGACGCGCTTGAATTCGTTCTTCAGGAAGCCGTAGTCGAAGCGCACGTTGTGGGCGATGAACAGCCGGCCCTGCAGTTTTTCCAGCAGACCGTCGGCAATGGCGGCAAACGGCGGCGCATCGGCCACCATGGCATCGCTGATGCCGGTCATCTCCTCGATGAACGGCGGAATGCCCTGTCCCGGGTTGACCAGCATGTCGAAGCGTTCCACCTGCTCGCCGTCGATCAGGATCACGCCCACCTCGGTGATGCGGTCGCGGGTGATGTGGCCGCCGGTGGTTTCCAGGTCGACGATGGCGAGGGGACGATCAAACAGCATGCTGAACTCGATAAAAAGGAAAACCCGCCGGGCGGCGGGGCGTTGAGACTACCACGATTCGCCGCCGGCTTCACCCGCGCCGGGCGGCGGCGTTGCGGCGCAAAGCGGGCACAGCCGCGATCAGCCTTGCAGCGCCAGCCACACCCGGTACGCCACCCAGGCATCGTTGGCCGCATACAGCTGCTGCGACTCGCTAAGCTCACGCAGCGACCAGTTGGAGGTGGACACCTTCTTGGATTTGCGGAAGTACTGGCCGAACAGCTGCGCCACCGCCTGCACCGCACCGATGGTCAGCCGCTTGTCTTCGCACTGGAAGC
This Vogesella sp. LIG4 DNA region includes the following protein-coding sequences:
- a CDS encoding exonuclease domain-containing protein, with the protein product MLFDRPLAIVDLETTGGHITRDRITEVGVILIDGEQVERFDMLVNPGQGIPPFIEEMTGISDAMVADAPPFAAIADGLLEKLQGRLFIAHNVRFDYGFLKNEFKRVGIKFRSEVLCTVKLSRKLYPQHYKHNLDSIIQRHAIQLADRHRAMADAEALYQFLQQSLATLGRDTVETVAAELMAQPAVPPGLDPEVMDNLPDVPGVYVFYGENELPLYVGKSSNLRNRVLAHFAGEHRQHKELQLGPQVRRVEWHETLGDFGAQLLELQLIKELKPIHNPRGRLEQELCSIQLQQGGSGFLLPRIVQAREVDFSRLDSLYGLFRSQKEAKKVLTELCTANGLCQTCLQLEKRGARKGACQAHLQGRCKGACVGKEEPGDHNIRLLHALSRLQLKSWPYAGAVAVRETDPVSGEWEEYLFERWCYLGLRRSGDRQPAGKPRFDHDIYKLLAAFLRKPGDNATVIEQP